From one Humulus lupulus chromosome 8, drHumLupu1.1, whole genome shotgun sequence genomic stretch:
- the LOC133794720 gene encoding metal tolerance protein 10-like has translation MTGNGGVRTDSLDYRTELLSPAAAAENVRVPSEPSWRLNMDEYKLPERHATSQFGLGHFINSLRRQRKIAEYYKRQVKLLEGFDEVDSFTELGTLPGALTEDEMKDLARNERMAIYASNVANLVLFLAKLYASVESKSLAVIASTLDSLLDLLSGFILWFTSYSMRKPNEFYYPIGKSRMQPVGIVVFASVMTTLGLQILFESGRELLTKTQPERDPVKEKWVIAIMVSVTVVKFVLMVYCRRFSNEIVRAYAQDHFFDVITNSIGLAAAVLAIKFYWWIDPLGAILIALYTMGNWSNTVMENVWSLIGRTAPPEYLAKLTYLIWNHHEDIKHIDTVKAYKFGIQYFAEVDIVLPGEMSLSNAHTIGETLQDKIEKLPEVERAFVHVDFDTTHKPEHKSKVP, from the exons ATGACAGGCAACGGTGGTGTTCGAACAGATTCATTGGACTACAGGACAGAGCTTCTGTCACCGGCGGCAGCGGCGGAGAACGTCAGAGTGCCAAGTGAACCGTCGTGGCGGCTCAACATGGATGAGTACAAGCTGCCGGAGAGGCATGCTACCTCTCAGTTTGGCCTAGGCCATTTCATTAACTCATTGA GGAGGCAAAGAAAAATTGCAGAATATTACAAGAGGCAGGTTAAACTTCTTGAGGGATTCGATGAAGTAGATTCATTTACTGAGTTAGGAACCTTGCCCGGAGCTTTAACTGAG GACGAAATGAAGGATCTTGCGAGAAACGAGAGGATGGCAATCTATGCATCGAACGTGGCTAATTTGGTGCTGTTCTTGGCCAAATTGTATGCGTCTGTTGAGAGTAAATCATTGGCAGTGATAGCTTCAACTCTAGACTCACTCTTAGACCTCTTATCTGGCTTTATTCTTTGGTTCACTTCTTATTCCATGAGAAAACCAAATGAGTTTTATTACCCTATTGGCAAGAGTCGTATGCAACCTGTG GGAATTGTTGTTTTTGCATCAGTAATGACCACTCTTGGGTTACAAATATTGTTTGAATCAGGTCGAGAACTTCTAACCAAG ACTCAACCTGAAAGAGACCCAGTGAAAGAAAAATGGGTGATAGCGATAATGGTATCGGTGACAGTGGTGAAATTTGTGCTAATGGTTTATTGTCGAAGATTCAGTAACGAAATAGTTAGAGCATATGCTCAAGATCATTTCTTTGATGTTATCACCAACTCAATTGGCCTTGCCGCTGCCGTTTTAGCTATCAAATTCTATTGGTGGATCGATCCCCTTGGTGCCATTCTT ATCGCGTTGTACACGATGGGTAATTGGTCAAATACAGTGATGGAGAACGTTTGGTCGCTAATCGGAAGGACAGCGCCGCCAGAGTATTTAGCGAAGCTTACATACCTAATATGGAATCATCATGAAGATATTAAGCACATTGACACTGTGAAAGCATATAAATTTGGAATCCAATATTTTGCTGAGGTTGATATAGTGTTACCTGGAGAAATGTCTCTTAGCAATGCACATACCATTGGAGAGACCCTTCAAGATAAGATTGAAAAACTGCCTGAGGTCGAGAGAGCCTTTGTTCATGTAGACTTTGATACCACTCACAAGCCAGAGCACAAGTCAAAAGTTCCATGA